The DNA region GCTCGCGCCCTCGTTCGGGCTGCTGATCGCCGCCCGGGTGCTGCTCGGGATCGGCACCTCCGCCGCCTACCCCGCCGCGATGCACCTCACCCGCAGCGAGGCCGAGCGCACCGGTCGGAGCGACCCCAGCGGGGTGCTGACGGTGCTCGCCGTCGCCAACCAGAGCATCGCCGTGGTCGGGCCGACGCTCGGCGGCCTGCTGATCGGAATCGGCGGCTGGCGGACCATGTTCGCCGTCAACGTCCCGCTGTCGCTGGCCTGTCTGGCGCTCGGCGCCGCCCGTCTGCCGGTCACGGCGCCGCGCCGGGGGAGCGGAGAGCGGTTCGATCACGCCGGGATCGCCCTGTTCGCCGTCCTCCTGCTGACGTCGATGCTGTTCGTGATGAAGCCGAGCGCCGCCCTCTGGTACCTGCCGGTGCTCGCCCTGCTGGCCGGCGTCGGCTTCGCGGTGCGGGAGACCCGGGCCCGCAGCCCGTTCATAGACCTGCGGGCGCTCGCCCGCAACCGTCCGCTGATCGCCACCTACCTTCGCCAGGTGCTCGGCTACACCGCCAGCTACGCCTTCCTCTACGGCTACACCCAGTGGCTGGAGGAGGCGCGCGGCCTGAGCGCCGCCTCCGCCGGGTTGGTGCTGCTCCCGCTCTCGCTCACCGCCCTCGCGGTCTCCGGCGCGACCGGTCGCAGTCCGGCGGTGCGCGGCAAGCTGCTGGTCGGGGCGGTGGTCCAGATGGCCGCCTGCGCGGCCCTGTTGCTGGCCGGATCGGCCAGCCCGCTGGTCCTGCTGGTCGCGGTCGGGGTGTCGGCGGGCGTCCCGCAGGGACTGATCGGGCTCGGCAACCAGACCGCGCTCTACCACCAGGCCGACCCCGCCGCCATCGCCTCCGCGGCCGGGCTGCTGCGGACCTTCATGTACCTCGGGGCGATGGCGGCCTCGGCCGCGAACGCCGCCTTCTTCCCGCGCGGCGCCACCACGGGCGGGCTGCACCGACTCGCGCTGTTCATGCTCGGCGGCTCGGCCCTGCTCCTCCTCCTCACCCTTCCCGACCGCTCGCTCGGTCGGACGGGGACCGCTGCTGTCGAACGAAGTTGACGATCGGCCGGTGGACGCCGGGGCGGCTCGACCCATGCGGCCCGCTGATCATCGTGCTGGCCTGAACGCCGAACGGCAGCTTGCCCACGGCCAGCGAGCACACCGCGTGCAGCTTGTGCATGTCTCCCCTGGGCGGCGCACCAAGAAGGTGCGGCCGGACGGGTGCGCCGGTCCGCGTACACCTCTTGAATCTTGAACACACGGTACGGGAGTGACCCGGTGGCCCCGGGGCGTCCACGCGTCCATGCCCCGGGGCCACCGGCGGTCGCGCTCTCCGAACCCTCGGGTTCAGCCGGGCGGACATCCCGGACCGGCTGACTGGCCCGGCAGGTACGCCGCCCGCTCCTCCTGGGTCAGACCTCGGCTGACGGCCTGGCAGATCCGCTCGACCGCTGCGGCGGGTCGGGGGAGGACGATGGTCCGCAGCCGTGCGGTGTCGTCGTAACCACCGGTGGCGACGGTTCTTCCATCGGGGCTGAACGCCACCGACAACACCATGTCGGTGTGGCCGGTCAGGGTGGCACGGGCTGCGCCGGTGGCCACGTCCCACAGTCTCACGGTGTGGTCGCGGCTGGCGGTGGCGAGGGTTTTCCCGTCGGGGCTGAACGCCGCCGAGAACACCGTGTTGGTGTGGCCGGTCAGGGTTGAGCGGGCGGTGCCGGTGGCCACGTCCCACAGCCGTGCGGTGTTGTCGCCGCCGGCGGTGGCGAGGGTCCTCCCGTCCGGGCTGAACGCCACCGACCAGACCGCACTGGTGTGGCCGGTCAGCGTCCTGAGGCTCCTGCCGGTGGCCACGTCCCACAGCCGAACCGTCCTGTCCGCGCTGCCGGTTGCCAGGGTGTGACCGTCAGGGCCGAACGCCACCGAGAACACCGTGTTGGTGTGGCCGGTCAGGGTTGAGCGGGCGGTGCCGGTGGCCACGTCCCACAGCTTCACGGTGTGGTCGCGGCTGGCGGTGGCGAGGGTTTTCCCGTCCGGGCTGAATGCCACCGACATCACCATGTCGGTGTGGCCGGTCAGGGTGGCACGGGCCGCGCCGGTGGCCGGATCCCACAGTTTCGCGGTCCGGTCGCCGCTGCCGGTCGCGAAGGTGCGGCCGTCGGGGCTGAACGCCACCGACCACACCTCTCCGGTGTGGCCGGTCAGGGTTGAGCGGGCTGCGCCGGAGGCCGGATCCCACAGTTTCACGGTCCGGTCGGTACTGCCGGTGGCGAGGGTGTTCCCGTCCGGGCTGAACGCCACCGACCAGACCGGTCCGGTGTGGCCCGTCAGCATCGAGCGGGTGCCCTCATCCCACAGCCGCGCGGTCTTGTCGCCGCTGCCGGTCGCGAAGGTGCGGCCGTCGGGGCTGAACGCCACCGAGTACACCTCGCCGGTGTGGCCGGTCAGAGGCGTGCGGGTGGCGCCGGTGGCCACGTCCCACAGCAGTACGGTGTTGTCGGCACTGCCGGTTGCCAGGGTGCGGCCGTCAGGACTGAACGCCGCCGAGACCACCGCGTCGCTGTGGCCGGTCAGGGTCAAGCGGGTTGTGCCGGTGGCCACGTCCCACAACCGTGCCGTGTAGTCGCGGCTGGCGGTTGCGAGGGTGTGGCCGTCGGGGCTGAACGCCACCGCGTAGACCTCGTTGGTGTGGCCGGTGAGGGTGGCTCGGACGGTGCCGGTGGCCGCGTCCCACAGCCGTGCGGTGTTGTCGGCGCTGGCGGTTGCGAGGGTGTGGCCGTCGGGGCTGAACGCCACCGCGTAGACCTCGTTGGTGTGGCCGGTGAGGGTGGCTCGGACGGTGCCGGTGGCCGCGTCCCACAGCCGTGCGGTGTTGTCGGCGCTGGCGGTTGCGAGGGTGTGGCCGTCGGGGCTGAACGCCACTGAGCGCACCTCTCCGGTGTGGCCGGTGAGGGTGGCCCGGACAGTGCCGGTGGCCGCGTCCCACAGGCGAACGGTCCGGTCGGCGCTGGCGGTTGCGAGGGTGTGGCCGTCGGGGCTGAACGCCACCGAGCGCACCTCTCCGGTGTGGCCGGTGAGGGTGGCCCGGACGGTGCCGGTGGCCGCGTCCCACAGGCGAACGGTCCGGTCGGCGCTGGCGGTTGCGAGGGTGTGGCCGTCGGGGCTGAACGCCACCGAGTAGACCGAGTCGGTGTGGCCGGACAGGCGTCGCCGCAGTGGGAGGGCCGCGGCGTCGTCCAGGCTCTCGACGGATTCGGGAGTGTGGCCGGTGCGGTACGCCTGGACGGCCAGCAGCGAGGCGAGGTCGGGGTTGGTGCTGATGAGGGTGCCGGACTGGAGGGCGAGCTGCCGGGAGAGGGCCGTCTGCCGTTCGGCGACGGCCGTCCGCTGCTGCCAGACGGCGTATCCCGCAGCGGCGAGTGCGAGGACGAGGACCCCGGCCAGGATCGCGTTGAGGCGTCTGCTGCGCCGGATGACGGCCTGCTGGCGCTGCCTGCTGGCGGTGAGGAAGGCGGCGATCCCGCTCGGTAGGCGGCGGTGCCGGGACCATTCAAGGCCTTCCGCGAGCGCCGTCCCGGCGAGCAGGTCACCGGGGTCCTTCCGCTCGGCCCAGCGGGCTCGCCGTTCCCGGGTGTGTCCGAGCCACTCCTGGAAGCGATGGTCCTGGTTGACCCACTCGCGTAGTGTGCCCCAGTCGCGGATGAGCGCGTCATGGATGAGCTCGGCCACCGGCTGTCCGGCCGGGGCGTCGGGTCCTTCGGGTGCGCGGGGCGTGTAGGTGGTGATGATCCGATGGCCGGTGAGGGCGGCGAGGACGGCGTCGATGGCCCGCTCGCTGCCGGGAACGGCGTCGGGGTCGGCTGCCAGGTCGCGCAGCTCCCGCAGGGGGACCTGTGCCCGGATGGCCGGAATCTGGTGGCTCGGGTCGGCCGGGCGAACCAGGGAGGTCAGGATCCGCCGTGCGATGGGCCGGTGGCCGGGGGCCAGCTGGTCGAGGGCGGTGTCGCACCAGGTGGTCAGGCTTCCGGTGACCGCGCCGATGCGCCGGTAGGCGTCGTGGGTGAGGTAGCCGTCCTGGCGGCCTTGCCAGAGCCGGCTGAGAGTCAGCTCCAGCAGGGGCAGGACGGTGACGGGCGCCTGGCGGGTGGCGGATCCCTCGGGGGTGGTGGCCAGGACGTCGGTGACGATCTGCTCAGGCAGTCCGGGCTGGAAGCGGGCGCCCACGTCCTGGGCGGGCAGGGTGATGATGTCGCGCAGGTCGTCCTCGCTCAGGCTGCCCGGCACGTTGAGGAGCCCAGGCATCGCGGCGTGCAGCAACCTTGGTGCAAGGGCAGCGAGTTGATGGTAGAAGTCATCGCGCATGATCAGGATCACCTGGAGCCGGGCGATCGAGTCGACCGCCGCGGTGAGCTGGTCCGCGATGGCCGGGCAGCGGTCCGGCCGTCGGCCGTCGGCGGGCTGGGCGAGGAACTCCTCGAACTGGTCGATGATCAGGATGATGCGCTGACAGTCGGGGTCGGCCGCGAGTCTGCGGGTGACGGCGGTGGCGATCCCGTCGGTGGCAGCCCCGGGGAGCCCGGCGTGTTCGAGTTCGGCCGTCAGATCCTGCCTCGGTCTGGCGAGCACGGGTAACCACCGTTCGCTGCCAGGAAGTTCACCTGCGGCGAGGGCGGGTAGGACGCCGGCCTGGATCAGGGACGACTTGCCCGATCCGGAGGGTCCGAGCAGCAGCGTCAACCGCCTGTGCCGGGCCAGGTTCGCCAGCACCTGCCGCACCGCGTCCCTGCGGCCCTCGAACCACCTGGCCTGCTCCGCGGTGAACGGCTCCAGCCCCCGGTAGGGGCACACGTCCCGCTCGGCCAGGTCGGGCCGGATCTCCCGCAGTGTCCGTGTCGGTGTGGCATAGGCGATGCCCTGCCCCCGCGAAAAGGCGTCGGGGGCGGTGATCTCGGTGACCATGCCGACGACCAGGCCTGTCACCTCGTCCAGGACCGGGCCGCCACTGAATCCGGTGGTCAGGTCGTTGGCATCGGTCAACTGCAGCAGCGCGCCCCGGCCCGCGGCGGGCGGCAGCAGATCACCGGCCACCCCGAAGCCGAAGTGCCCGCCCGGCGGGGCCTGCGCGGGGAACCCGAACGACCGCACCCGGTGGCCCCGGCAGCCCGCTGCAGCGCCCAACGGCAACGGCTCCGTACCCGTAGCGGTCCCGTTCAGGCGCACGACGGCGACGTCGTCGCCTTCCGGGGGCCGCCAGGCCTCGTCCAGGACCCGGCCCTCCACCCGCGGCGCGGCGTCCGTGTGCGGGAAGACCAGCCGCACCCGCCCACCGGGCCCGCTTCCGGCGGCAGCCACCACGTGCGCGCAGGTGACCAGGAGGCCCTCGGCCACCAGGAAGCCCGCCCCGACCACCTCACCGCCCACTCCGAGGACCTGGGCCACGGCGGACAGCAGTGCCGGCGTACGGTCGCCGTCCGGCCCCTTGCCGTCGATGTCCACCGGTCACCCCGGACTCTCGCCCGCGCCCGGGTGGTCGGCCGCATTCCTGTTCCACGTCATGGTCACCATCAGATGACCGGTGGCAGCGGCCTTGGTGATCACGGCCCCGGCCTCGACCGCGAGGTCGACGCCGAACGCGACGGTGATCCCGTCGGGGCAGGCCTTGCGGAGCTCGTCGAGGGTGGCCCGCGCCGCCTCGGTGACCGGCTGCAGAGCCCCCTGCAGACTCTCCGGCAGCTCTTGGATGGCATCGCCGACACGACCGGCCTTCACCGGCCCCTCCGGCCTTGCCGGGGTCTCGATCAGGACGCAGCCCCCGCCCTCCAACGGCATCCGAGCCAGAGCTGCCACGATCTCCTCCTTCACCCCGTCGCACTCGTCGACACGTGGGCTTTGGTGCCTCTCAGACGACGGCGGGCGGTACGGGGTACGTCGGGCCGCCCACAGCACGTGAACCGTTCACCCGCCCTGAGGGGGCATCGCACGCCGCCACCCAGTGTCATCGTCATCAGCGCCAGTACCTGCCGCACTTGGAGTGGGCCGTGTGAATGAAAGGCCCGTCGGTGGCCGCGGGTGGACCGCCTGACGGCGGTTTCGAGGCGTCTCATCCAACCGGCGCACCCGCACGAGCACCCCACTCCCGCCTCAGGCCAGCCCCGTGACCTGCGACTTCAGGTTGGAAAACACCCAGTGCGCCCGACGAGTTCCTCGGCATCCTCGCCCGTCACCCCGAGTGGGACTGGCGCGGGGGCCCGAGCCCGGAACGGCCCGAGGGGCCGGTGGACAGCGCCAGGTAGGCGTCCAGCCGGGCGGCGGCGGTGAGCATCGCCCGGCCACGGTCGGTGAGGCGCTGCTGCCAGCCGTCGAGGGCGGCGGCGAGACCGCCCGTCCCGCCCGCCGTGCGGATCTCCCGGACCACGGTGGCGATGTGGGCCAGCGGGTAGCCGCCGCGCCGGAGCAGGTGGGCGAGGTCGGCGTCGCGGATGTCCTCGGGGCGGAAGAGGCGGTGGCCGGTGGCGCGGTCGCGGGGCGGGGTGAGGATGCCGGCCGCCTCCCAGGTGCGCAGGGTGGCGGGGGTGACGCCGAGGCGGTGGGAAAGTTCGCCGATGCTGAGCGGGCCGGGGAGCGCACCACGGATTTCACCGGGGTCCTGTTCGGCGGACAGGTGGTCGACGGCCCGGCGGACGGCGCTGAGCGTCTCCCGGTCGCGCAGCAGCTGGGCGTGGCCCCGGTCGACGGCGGTCAGCGCCTCGTCCGGGCGGTCGGCGTGCAGGGCGGTCATGACCTGGCCGGCGATCGCG from Kitasatospora cathayae includes:
- a CDS encoding MFS transporter, whose amino-acid sequence is MNGPSLLLARLRSRRHGPPKPADDDGFNRRLLAPMVLGSVLNPINSSMIAVALVPVGTAFGAPPAETAWLVTALYLATAVGQPVIGRLVDTFGPRRLYLAGTAVVGLAGLVGALAPSFGLLIAARVLLGIGTSAAYPAAMHLTRSEAERTGRSDPSGVLTVLAVANQSIAVVGPTLGGLLIGIGGWRTMFAVNVPLSLACLALGAARLPVTAPRRGSGERFDHAGIALFAVLLLTSMLFVMKPSAALWYLPVLALLAGVGFAVRETRARSPFIDLRALARNRPLIATYLRQVLGYTASYAFLYGYTQWLEEARGLSAASAGLVLLPLSLTALAVSGATGRSPAVRGKLLVGAVVQMAACAALLLAGSASPLVLLVAVGVSAGVPQGLIGLGNQTALYHQADPAAIASAAGLLRTFMYLGAMAASAANAAFFPRGATTGGLHRLALFMLGGSALLLLLTLPDRSLGRTGTAAVERS
- a CDS encoding nSTAND1 domain-containing NTPase — protein: MDIDGKGPDGDRTPALLSAVAQVLGVGGEVVGAGFLVAEGLLVTCAHVVAAAGSGPGGRVRLVFPHTDAAPRVEGRVLDEAWRPPEGDDVAVVRLNGTATGTEPLPLGAAAGCRGHRVRSFGFPAQAPPGGHFGFGVAGDLLPPAAGRGALLQLTDANDLTTGFSGGPVLDEVTGLVVGMVTEITAPDAFSRGQGIAYATPTRTLREIRPDLAERDVCPYRGLEPFTAEQARWFEGRRDAVRQVLANLARHRRLTLLLGPSGSGKSSLIQAGVLPALAAGELPGSERWLPVLARPRQDLTAELEHAGLPGAATDGIATAVTRRLAADPDCQRIILIIDQFEEFLAQPADGRRPDRCPAIADQLTAAVDSIARLQVILIMRDDFYHQLAALAPRLLHAAMPGLLNVPGSLSEDDLRDIITLPAQDVGARFQPGLPEQIVTDVLATTPEGSATRQAPVTVLPLLELTLSRLWQGRQDGYLTHDAYRRIGAVTGSLTTWCDTALDQLAPGHRPIARRILTSLVRPADPSHQIPAIRAQVPLRELRDLAADPDAVPGSERAIDAVLAALTGHRIITTYTPRAPEGPDAPAGQPVAELIHDALIRDWGTLREWVNQDHRFQEWLGHTRERRARWAERKDPGDLLAGTALAEGLEWSRHRRLPSGIAAFLTASRQRQQAVIRRSRRLNAILAGVLVLALAAAGYAVWQQRTAVAERQTALSRQLALQSGTLISTNPDLASLLAVQAYRTGHTPESVESLDDAAALPLRRRLSGHTDSVYSVAFSPDGHTLATASADRTVRLWDAATGTVRATLTGHTGEVRSVAFSPDGHTLATASADRTVRLWDAATGTVRATLTGHTGEVRSVAFSPDGHTLATASADNTARLWDAATGTVRATLTGHTNEVYAVAFSPDGHTLATASADNTARLWDAATGTVRATLTGHTNEVYAVAFSPDGHTLATASRDYTARLWDVATGTTRLTLTGHSDAVVSAAFSPDGRTLATGSADNTVLLWDVATGATRTPLTGHTGEVYSVAFSPDGRTFATGSGDKTARLWDEGTRSMLTGHTGPVWSVAFSPDGNTLATGSTDRTVKLWDPASGAARSTLTGHTGEVWSVAFSPDGRTFATGSGDRTAKLWDPATGAARATLTGHTDMVMSVAFSPDGKTLATASRDHTVKLWDVATGTARSTLTGHTNTVFSVAFGPDGHTLATGSADRTVRLWDVATGRSLRTLTGHTSAVWSVAFSPDGRTLATAGGDNTARLWDVATGTARSTLTGHTNTVFSAAFSPDGKTLATASRDHTVRLWDVATGAARATLTGHTDMVLSVAFSPDGRTVATGGYDDTARLRTIVLPRPAAAVERICQAVSRGLTQEERAAYLPGQSAGPGCPPG
- a CDS encoding CU044_2847 family protein; translated protein: MKEEIVAALARMPLEGGGCVLIETPARPEGPVKAGRVGDAIQELPESLQGALQPVTEAARATLDELRKACPDGITVAFGVDLAVEAGAVITKAAATGHLMVTMTWNRNAADHPGAGESPG
- a CDS encoding MerR family transcriptional regulator; this encodes MRPADLAREHGISTQAVRNYEHDGFLPPAERTPSGYRIYTELHAAALRAFLALVRAHGHAIAGQVMTALHADRPDEALTAVDRGHAQLLRDRETLSAVRRAVDHLSAEQDPGEIRGALPGPLSIGELSHRLGVTPATLRTWEAAGILTPPRDRATGHRLFRPEDIRDADLAHLLRRGGYPLAHIATVVREIRTAGGTGGLAAALDGWQQRLTDRGRAMLTAAARLDAYLALSTGPSGRSGLGPPRQSHSG